TTCGGCTTGCGGCGCGAAGCGGCCGATCGAAAACGCATCGAGCGGCGTGACGGTTTCGCCGGTCGTCACGAGATCGGCGAGCACGTCGCCGACACCGGGTGCGAGCAGAAACCCGCCGCCCGAAAAACCGAACGCGTGCAGCAGCTTCGGCGTCGTGCGGCTCGCGCCGACGATCGGGTTGTGGTCGGGCGTGCAGCCTTCGACGCCGCTCCACGTGCGGATCAGCAGCGCGTCGCGCAGTGCGGGCAGCAGCGCGCATGCGTCTCGCATCACGGCGCGCGTCGTGTCGACGGACGGCTGGCCGAACTCGCCGTCGCCGTGTCCGCGTCCGCCGCCGATCACGCAGTTGCCGCGCGCGACCTGCCGCGCATAGACGCCGCCGCCGTAGACGCCGAGGTTGTGCTCGATGAACGGCGGCAGCGGCTCGGTCACCCACATGTTCGGGTAGATGGGCTCCATCGGCACCGCTTCGCCGAAGCGTGCGGCGATCGCGTTGGCCCAGGCGCCGGCCGCATTGACGAGCCAGGTCGACGTGCAGGCGCGGCCGGGCGCGTGGATCCGAAAGCGCGTGCCGTCGTGCCGGACGTCGTCGACCGGCGTGTGCTCGAATACGTCGGCGCCGGCTGCGCGCGCCGCACGCGCGAAGGCCGGCGACACGATGCGCGGGTTCGCGTGGCCGTCGGTCTCGCAGAGCGAACCGCCGAGCGCCGCGCGGCCGAGCCAGGGATAGCGGCGGCGGAACGCGTCGCCGTGCATCACGCGCAGCGGCAGCCCGTGTTCGGCCGCGAGCGCCGCGTAGGCGTGGAGCGCCTCGAGATCGGCGTCGCTGCGCGCGAGCCGCAGGTGGCCCGACACGACGAATTCGCCGTCGATGCCGATCCGTTCCGGCAGACGATCCCAGATGCGCCGTGCGCGCAGCGCCAGCGGCAGCTGTTCGGCGGGACGGCCCTGGCAGCGCACGCCGCCGTAGTTCACGCCGCTCGCCTGCGCACCGCAGTCGCGACGCTCGAACAGCGCGACGCGCAGCCCGCGCCGCGCGAGCGCGAGCGCGGTCGATGCACCGACGAGGCCGCCGCCGACGATCGCGACGTCGTAATGACCGGTCTCACTCATCGCGCGCCTCGTCGGGAATCGCGACGACGTCGTCGCCGGCAAGTGCCGCCGCGATCGGGAACGGCTTCACGGGCGGTTGCGCGCGCAACCGGCCGACGTCCGCGAGAGGCCGGCCGGTCTCGGCCGCCAGCACGAGCGCGGCGGCATCGCCGCACATGCGGCCCTGGCAGCGCCCCATGCCGGCGCGCGTCAGCGCCTTCAGGCGGTTCAGCTCGGTCGCTTCGCCGCCGCGAATGCAGCGCCGCAGCGTGCCGGCGTCGATTTCCTCGCAGCGGCACACGATCGTGTCGTCCGGGCACTGTGCGGCCAGCGCGACGGGCGGCGCGAACGCCGTTTCGAGGCCCGCGCGGAACGCGCCGATGCGTGCCAGCGTGCGCTCGAGCGTCGCCGCATCGGGCTTGCCGGCTGCGCGGTGCGGCGGCGCGACGATCCCGGCATCGTCGAGCAAGGCGAGCGCCGCGCGTCGTCCCGACGCCTCGGCCGCGTCAGCGCCCGCGATGCCGGCACCGTCGCCTGCAACGTAGAGGCCGCGCACCGACGTGCGTCCGGCTGCGTCGCGCTCGGGCAGCCAGGCGCGATTGAGTGGGTCGAAGCGGAACCGGCAGCCGGCGAGATCGGCGAGCTGCGTTTCCGAACGCAGCCCGAAGCCGAGGCCGATCGCGTCGCAGTCGATCGTTCGCCGCGCGTCGCCGCGCGCGGCGCGCCACGCGAGCGCGGCGACGTGCCGCTCGCCGACGATGCGCTCGAGCGTGACGCCCGTTTCGATCGCGACGCCGTGCGCGCGCAGCCAGCCGATGTAATAGAGCCCCTTCGCGAACGTCGACGGCAACCGCAGCAGTGCGGGCGCGCCGGTGAGCTGGCGGCGCAGCGGGCTCGTGTCGAGCACGGCGGCGACCTGCGCGCCGGCCTTCGCGTACTGATACGCGACCAGATACAGCAGCGGCCCGGTGCCCGCGAACACGACGCGCCGGCCGATCGCGCAGCCCTGTGCCTTCAGCGCGACCTGCGCGCCGCCGAGCGTGTAGACGCCCGCGAGCGTCCAGCCGGGCACCGGCAGCATGCGGTCGGTCGCGCCGCTCGCGACGATCAGATGCGAGTACGGCACGGTCGTCTCGCGGCCGTCCTGCAGCGTGTCGACGCGGCCCGCGCCGCACGCCCACGCGAGCGTGTTCGGCCGGTAGTCGACGTGCGGCAGCAGCGCGGCCATCGTCCGGTGGACGGCGTCGGCCTTCGCGGCATCGAAGCCGTACAGCGCGCGCTTGCCGCGCACGAACGCGCCGTCCGCCGGCGGCTGCCGATAGATCTGGCCGCCCCAGCGCGCGTTCTCGTCGATCACCACAGGGCGCAGCCCCGCGTCGACGAGCGCTTCGGCCGCGCGCACGCCGGCCGGCCCCGCGCCGACGATCACCGGTCGCAGCGCGTCCGTCATCGTGCGTCTCCGGTGGCGGCCGGCGGCGCGCCGGTGACGATCCGCATGCCTTCGACGAGCGGCGTCGAGCACGCGCGCACGCGCGCGCCGGCCTCCGTGCGCACCCAGCAGTCCTGGCACGCGCCGATCAGGCAGAAGCCAGCGCGCGGCCGGCCGCCGAATTCGCTGACGCGCACGCGACGCTGCGCGACGAGGATCGCGGTGAGCACGGTGTCGCCGGCGAGCGCATGCGCGGGCCGGCCGTCGAGCGTGAACGCGATGCGCGCGCGGTCGCGTTCGGCGAGGCGCACGAACTGGGCGCCGTCGTCCGCGGCATCGGGGGAACGGGAAGCGGGAATGGACATCAGTGTTGGCCGATCAGGATGCGGTTCAGGCCGTAGACGCGATCGAGCAGCAGCATCGCGCCGGCGGTAATGAAGATGACGAGCGTCGATACCGACGCCATCATCGGATCGATCGATTCGGTCGCGTACATGTACATGCGCACCGGCAGCGTGACCGTCTGCGGCGACGTGACGAAGATCGACATCGTCAGCTCGTCGAAGCTGTTGATGAACGCGAGCAGCCAGCCGCCGGTGATGCCGGGCACGATCATCGGCAGCGTGATGCGGCGAAACGTCGTCCACGGATCGGCGCCGAGCGAGCACGCGGCCTGTTCGACGCTGCGGTCGAGGCCGGCGACCGACGCGAGCACGAGACGCATCACGAACGGCGTGATCACGATCATGTGCGCGACCACGAGCCACGCGAACGAGCCCGTCGCGCCGATCAGCGCGAAAAACCGCAGCAGCGCGATGCCGAGCACGAGGCCGGGAATCACGAGCGGCGACAGCAGCAATCCGTTCAGGAACGCGCGGCCGGGAAACGTCGCGCGGCCGATCGCGAGCCCGGCGGGCAGCGCGATCGCGAGCGACAGCGTCGCCGAGGCGAACGCGAGCTTCACGCTGTTCGCGAACGCGGTGACGAAGTCGGGGTAGTCGAGAATCGCGCGGAACCAGCGCAGCGACAGGCCGTGCGTCGGCAGCGTCAGCGTTTCGTCGGGCGTGAAGGCGACCAGCACGACGATCGCGAGCGGCGCGAGCACGAACAGGATCACGAGCGTATGGAACGCGAGCGCGAACGGGCCGTTCTTTCTCATCGGGAAGCGCCTCCGAGGCTGCGCGCGTAGCGGCGTTCTAGCACGCGGTAGTAGGTGAGCATCACGACGAGGTTCGCGACGAGCAGCAGCACCGCGATCGTCGCGCCGAGCGGCCAGTTCAGCGAGCCGAGGAATTCGTCGTAGACGGCCGTTGCCGCGACCTTGAGCCGGCGCCCGCCGAGCAGGCCGGGAATCGCGAACGCACTCGCCGACAGCCCGAACACCATCAGACTGCCCGACAGCACGCCGGGCATCAGCTGCGGCACGACGATGCGGCGCAGCGTCGTGAACGGCGACGCGCCGAGCGACAGCGCCGCGTATTCGGTTTGCGGATCGAGTCGCTGCAGCGCCGTCCAGACGGGAATCACCATGAACGGCAGCATCACGTGCACGAGCGCGATCACGATCGCGAACGTCGTGTATTCGAGCTTGTACGGGCCGAGACCGACGAGCGCGAGCGTGCGGTTCACGAGTCCGCCCGTGTTCAGCAACATGCTCCAGCCGAATGCACGCACGACGACCGATACGAGCAGCGGCGCGAGGATCGCGAGCAGGAACATCGAGCGCCACGGGTCGCGCATTTTCGACAGCACGTACGCTTCGGGCGTGCCGATCGCGACGCAGATCGCGGTGGTCAGCGCCGCGATGCCGAACGTGCGCGCGAAGATCGTATGGAAGTAGGGCGAGCCGAGCACTTCGGCGTAGTTGCCGAACTGGAACGCGGCGATCGGGCCGGTGGCCGGGTCGAAGCGGTAGAACGTCAACGCGAACGTCATCGCGAGCGGCACGAGCACGAGCGCGGCGAACAGCGCGAACGCCGGCGCGCACATCAGCCACAGCGGCGCATGCGCACGCCAGCGCGCGCGCCATGCGCGGCCGGCGGCCGCGCGCGCCGGGACGGGCTCGGCCGCGCTGCGCGGCGCGACGCCGGCCGGTGCGCCGTCGGCCTGCAGCGGGCGGGTAGGCTGTCCCATTCAGGCCTCCCGGCGCATCACGCGCACCGCGTCGCTGTGCCAGTCGATGCCGACCGGCGCGCCTTCCGCGAGCGGCTCGGCGCCTTCGTTCTGGCAGCACACGAGCACTTCGCCGAGTGCGCTGTCGACGCGATACAGCCATTGGCTGCCGAGGAAGAAGCGGCTCGTGACGGTCGCGGCCACGCGGCCTGCGCCCGGCGCGCAGAGCCGCAGCTTTTCCGGACGGATGCAGACCGAGACGGGATCGCCGACACGCACGTCGCGTTCGTGCGCGGGCAGGTGCGCGGTGCGGCCCGTCTCCGCGAGGTCGTGCCCGAGGTCGATGCGGATCGCGTCGCCGTCGTGCGCGACGATCGTGCCCGGCAGCAGGTTCGCCTTGCCGATGAACTGCGACACGAACCGGTTCTCGGGCCGTTCGTAAGCGTGGTACGGCGTGTCGATCTGCGTGATGCGGCCGGCTTCCATCACGACCACGCGATCGCTGATCGACAGCGCTTCGGACTGATCGTGCGTGACCATGATCGTCGTCGTGCCGATCTTGCGCTGGATCGCGCGCAGCTCGAACTGCATCTCCTCGCGCAGCTTCGCGTCGAGATTCGACATCGGCTCGTCGAGCAGCAGCACCGGCGGTTCGATCACGACCGCGCGCGCGATCGCGACGCGCTGCCGCTGGCCGCCGGACAGCTCGCGCGGAAAGCGATGCGCGAGCGCATCGAGGCGCACGAGCGCGAGCGCCGCGCGGATGCGCTCCGCGCGCTCGGCCTTGTCGACGCCGCGCATGTCGAGCCCGAAGCCGACATTCTCCGCGACGCTCATGTGCGGAAACAACGCGTAGCTCTGGAACACGATCCCGAGCCCGCGGCGGTTCGGTTTCATGTGCGTGATGTCCTGGCCGTCGAGCGTGATGCGTCCGCGCGTGACGTCGACGAAGCCCGCGATCATCTGCAGCGTCGTCGTCTTGCCGCAGCCGGACGGGCCGAGCAGCGACACGAATTCGCCTTGTTCGACGGAGAGGTTCACGTCGGCGACGGCGGTCAGCTCGCCGAACGATTTCGTCAGGTCCGTCAGCGTGAGAAACGACATGGGGAACTCCCGATTCGCACACCGGATGGCGGTGCGTCATTGACGCGGACTCTAGCCAGCCATATTTCGGACCGTCAATTTCGAATTCTGCTGAACGAGAGGAATTTCCGAAAAATTCCGGTCAATGGAACGAGATGACGAAGCGCGAGCAAATCGTTCCGGTGAATGAAGGCCGAGCGGCCCGCGAAAGACGCCCGTCAATCCCGTGCACACCCGGATGCCGGGCGCGTCCGCATGCGGCGACAATGGCGGCTCCGTATTCCGTTCAATGAAATCGTCGAGGAGAGCCGGCATGCACGAACCGCATTCGCCCGGAACGTCGCGCGCCGCGCCCGCCGACGGCGACGCCGCCGACACGGGCGGCGCGCCGGGCACCGGCATGCTGCAGCGGGCGTTCGCGATCCTGCGCGCGCTGGCCGGCATGCAGCAGGACGGCGTGCGCGTCACGCATCTCGCGAAGGCGGTCGGCCTCACGCAAGGCACCGCGCATCGGATCCTGCAGTCGCTGATCGCCGAAGGCATGGTCGAGCAGGACGAGCGCTCGAAGCTGTACCGGCTCAGTGTCGACTTCTTCGCGCTCGCCGCGCTGGCCGGCAATCCGAGCAGCATGCGCACGCTGTGCCGGCCCGCGCTGCTGCGGCTCTGCGCGAGCCTCGGCGAGACGATTTTCCTGCTCGTGAAGAGCGGCTTCGACGCGGTGTGCCTCGATCTCTGCGAGGGGCCGTTTCCGATCCGGTCGTTTACCGGCGACATCGGCGGGCGCGTCGCGCTCGGCGTCGGGCAGGGCAGCCTCGCGATCCTCGCGTTCCTGCCGGAAGCCGAGCGCGAGGAGGTGATCCGCTTCAACGTGCCGCGCATTCGCGGCTACGGCGTGCTCGACGAGGTCTATCTGCGCACCGAGATCGACCGCGTGCGGCAGCTCGGCTACGCGGGCCGCAACAGCGGCGTGCTCGACGGGATGGCCGGCGTCGCGGTGCCGATCCTCGATCGCACCGGCTATCCGGTCGGCGCGCTGAGCGTCGGTACGCTCGCGTCGCGCCTCGGCGACGACCGGATGCCGATGGTCGTCGAACTGCTGCGCCGCCAGGCCGAGGCGATCGGCCCGCGCACGAATCCGTTCGACGCCGCGCTGCGGCGGCCGATGCACGGGCTGTCCGGGAAAGCCGGATAGGCGCGGCAGCGTCGGGCGCTACCGCACGGCGTTAGTGCATCGGTAGCCACGGCGGGCCGTCCCATGCGTTCAACGCGTCGAGGAACGCGTTCAGCTTCGCGCATGATCGATCGCTGCGTCGGTACACGATCCGCACGCACGCGCGACTCGCATCATTCGACCGGATGCAGATCCTGCAGCAGCGTCGGCAGCAGTTCCGACACGGTCGGGTGAATATGCATCGCGCGGCTGATCGTCGTATAGGGCGCCCCGGCCGTCATCACGTCGAGCAGCGTATGCACGACCTCGTCGCCCGTCACGCCGAGGATCGATGCACCGAGAATCGCGTGGTTGTCCGCGTCGACGATCACCTTCATGAAACCCTGGCTTTCGCCCTTTTCGACCGCGCGGCCGACGCGCGTCATCGGCCGCGTGCCGACCAGCAGCTTGCGGCCGCTTCGTTTCGCTTCCGCGAGCGTCATGCCGACGCGGCCGAGCGGCGGATCGATATACATCGCATAGGCGGGGACGCGATCGGAGACCTTGCGCGGATCGTTGTCGAGCAGATTCGCCGCGACGATCTCGTAGTCGTTGTAGGCGGTATGCGTGAACGCGCCGCGGCCGTTGCAGTCGCCGAGCGCCCAGATGCCGTCGACGTTCGTGCGCAGCTGCTCGTCGACCTTGATGTAGCCGCGCTCGTCGGTATCGACGCCCGCGCGGTCGAGCCCAAGATCGTCGGTGTTCGGCACGCGGCCGACCGCGAGCAGCAGATGCGAGCCCGTCACTTCGCGGCCGCTGCCGCCGCAGTCCAGCCCGATCGCGATGCCGGCGCCGTCGGGCCGTGCGCTCAGGCAATTTGCGTCGAGCTGCACGTCGATGCCTTCGTTTTCGAGAATCTCGCGCACCGCGTCCGAGACGTCTTCGTCCTCGCGCCGGATCAGCCGCGGGCCTTTCTCGACGATCGTCACCTTCGAGCCGAAGCGGCGATACATCTGACCGAACTCGAGCCCGACGTAGCTGCCGCCGACGATCACGAGATGATCGGGCAGGAAGTCGACGTCCATCATCGACGAGTTGGTCAGATAACGCACGGTGTCGAGGCCCGGCATCGGCGGTATTTGCGCGCGTCCGCCGACATTGATGAAGATGCGGTCCGCTTCGAGCAGCGCGTCGCCGACGCGCACCGTCTTCGCGCCTTCGAAGCGCGCGTGCCCCTGGAACACGGTCGTGCGCTCGAGCCCGCGCACCCATTGCTCGACGCCGTGGTTCGAGCGGCCGGCGATCCGGTCCTTGCGCGCCTTCACGGCCTTCATGTCGACGGTGACGGCGCCGCCGACCGACACGCCGTATTCGCTTGCGCGCCGCGCGAGCTGCGCGGCGTACGCGCTCGCGATCAGCGTCTTGGTCGGAATGCAGCCGGTGTTCACGCACGTGCCGCCGAAGCGGCCGCGTTCGACGATCGCGACGGTCATGCCGGCTGCCGAGAGCCGTGCGGCGAGCGGCGGCCCGGCCTGGCCGGTGCCGATCACGATCGCGTCGAAGTGTTGCGTCATGGCGTTCTCCTGCGCTGGTGGATCGGGAAACTGCGGGCGGGCGAGCCCGCATGCGACGGCGGCGTCCGTCCGCCCGACGATGTCC
The sequence above is a segment of the Burkholderia multivorans ATCC BAA-247 genome. Coding sequences within it:
- a CDS encoding NAD(P)/FAD-dependent oxidoreductase produces the protein MSETGHYDVAIVGGGLVGASTALALARRGLRVALFERRDCGAQASGVNYGGVRCQGRPAEQLPLALRARRIWDRLPERIGIDGEFVVSGHLRLARSDADLEALHAYAALAAEHGLPLRVMHGDAFRRRYPWLGRAALGGSLCETDGHANPRIVSPAFARAARAAGADVFEHTPVDDVRHDGTRFRIHAPGRACTSTWLVNAAGAWANAIAARFGEAVPMEPIYPNMWVTEPLPPFIEHNLGVYGGGVYARQVARGNCVIGGGRGHGDGEFGQPSVDTTRAVMRDACALLPALRDALLIRTWSGVEGCTPDHNPIVGASRTTPKLLHAFGFSGGGFLLAPGVGDVLADLVTTGETVTPLDAFSIGRFAPQAEPTIPCRQQETQR
- a CDS encoding IclR family transcriptional regulator encodes the protein MHEPHSPGTSRAAPADGDAADTGGAPGTGMLQRAFAILRALAGMQQDGVRVTHLAKAVGLTQGTAHRILQSLIAEGMVEQDERSKLYRLSVDFFALAALAGNPSSMRTLCRPALLRLCASLGETIFLLVKSGFDAVCLDLCEGPFPIRSFTGDIGGRVALGVGQGSLAILAFLPEAEREEVIRFNVPRIRGYGVLDEVYLRTEIDRVRQLGYAGRNSGVLDGMAGVAVPILDRTGYPVGALSVGTLASRLGDDRMPMVVELLRRQAEAIGPRTNPFDAALRRPMHGLSGKAG
- a CDS encoding (2Fe-2S)-binding protein, coding for MSIPASRSPDAADDGAQFVRLAERDRARIAFTLDGRPAHALAGDTVLTAILVAQRRVRVSEFGGRPRAGFCLIGACQDCWVRTEAGARVRACSTPLVEGMRIVTGAPPAATGDAR
- a CDS encoding ABC transporter permease, yielding MGQPTRPLQADGAPAGVAPRSAAEPVPARAAAGRAWRARWRAHAPLWLMCAPAFALFAALVLVPLAMTFALTFYRFDPATGPIAAFQFGNYAEVLGSPYFHTIFARTFGIAALTTAICVAIGTPEAYVLSKMRDPWRSMFLLAILAPLLVSVVVRAFGWSMLLNTGGLVNRTLALVGLGPYKLEYTTFAIVIALVHVMLPFMVIPVWTALQRLDPQTEYAALSLGASPFTTLRRIVVPQLMPGVLSGSLMVFGLSASAFAIPGLLGGRRLKVAATAVYDEFLGSLNWPLGATIAVLLLVANLVVMLTYYRVLERRYARSLGGASR
- a CDS encoding ABC transporter ATP-binding protein is translated as MSFLTLTDLTKSFGELTAVADVNLSVEQGEFVSLLGPSGCGKTTTLQMIAGFVDVTRGRITLDGQDITHMKPNRRGLGIVFQSYALFPHMSVAENVGFGLDMRGVDKAERAERIRAALALVRLDALAHRFPRELSGGQRQRVAIARAVVIEPPVLLLDEPMSNLDAKLREEMQFELRAIQRKIGTTTIMVTHDQSEALSISDRVVVMEAGRITQIDTPYHAYERPENRFVSQFIGKANLLPGTIVAHDGDAIRIDLGHDLAETGRTAHLPAHERDVRVGDPVSVCIRPEKLRLCAPGAGRVAATVTSRFFLGSQWLYRVDSALGEVLVCCQNEGAEPLAEGAPVGIDWHSDAVRVMRREA
- a CDS encoding FAD-containing oxidoreductase — encoded protein: MTQHFDAIVIGTGQAGPPLAARLSAAGMTVAIVERGRFGGTCVNTGCIPTKTLIASAYAAQLARRASEYGVSVGGAVTVDMKAVKARKDRIAGRSNHGVEQWVRGLERTTVFQGHARFEGAKTVRVGDALLEADRIFINVGGRAQIPPMPGLDTVRYLTNSSMMDVDFLPDHLVIVGGSYVGLEFGQMYRRFGSKVTIVEKGPRLIRREDEDVSDAVREILENEGIDVQLDANCLSARPDGAGIAIGLDCGGSGREVTGSHLLLAVGRVPNTDDLGLDRAGVDTDERGYIKVDEQLRTNVDGIWALGDCNGRGAFTHTAYNDYEIVAANLLDNDPRKVSDRVPAYAMYIDPPLGRVGMTLAEAKRSGRKLLVGTRPMTRVGRAVEKGESQGFMKVIVDADNHAILGASILGVTGDEVVHTLLDVMTAGAPYTTISRAMHIHPTVSELLPTLLQDLHPVE
- a CDS encoding NAD(P)/FAD-dependent oxidoreductase, yielding MTDALRPVIVGAGPAGVRAAEALVDAGLRPVVIDENARWGGQIYRQPPADGAFVRGKRALYGFDAAKADAVHRTMAALLPHVDYRPNTLAWACGAGRVDTLQDGRETTVPYSHLIVASGATDRMLPVPGWTLAGVYTLGGAQVALKAQGCAIGRRVVFAGTGPLLYLVAYQYAKAGAQVAAVLDTSPLRRQLTGAPALLRLPSTFAKGLYYIGWLRAHGVAIETGVTLERIVGERHVAALAWRAARGDARRTIDCDAIGLGFGLRSETQLADLAGCRFRFDPLNRAWLPERDAAGRTSVRGLYVAGDGAGIAGADAAEASGRRAALALLDDAGIVAPPHRAAGKPDAATLERTLARIGAFRAGLETAFAPPVALAAQCPDDTIVCRCEEIDAGTLRRCIRGGEATELNRLKALTRAGMGRCQGRMCGDAAALVLAAETGRPLADVGRLRAQPPVKPFPIAAALAGDDVVAIPDEARDE
- a CDS encoding ABC transporter permease; translation: MRKNGPFALAFHTLVILFVLAPLAIVVLVAFTPDETLTLPTHGLSLRWFRAILDYPDFVTAFANSVKLAFASATLSLAIALPAGLAIGRATFPGRAFLNGLLLSPLVIPGLVLGIALLRFFALIGATGSFAWLVVAHMIVITPFVMRLVLASVAGLDRSVEQAACSLGADPWTTFRRITLPMIVPGITGGWLLAFINSFDELTMSIFVTSPQTVTLPVRMYMYATESIDPMMASVSTLVIFITAGAMLLLDRVYGLNRILIGQH